One Paracidovorax avenae ATCC 19860 genomic region harbors:
- a CDS encoding class I SAM-dependent methyltransferase, with the protein MSLPRTAANELVYTHGYYEILSPGVIAAALESRGQRAPDLQDPLCYFELGMGFGVSLLAHAASFPHMRFFGNDFNPAHVTYARELARDAGLSNVEVFEDGFEELPDRDLPMMDCIVMHGVYSWVSPALRQAIVRFIERRLKPGGVVYVSYNTLPGWAPLLPLRELFHLHASRVADPGSDAAGQLQGALDFIGRLAACEGGYVQAHPAVAERLRHAQVEGPNYALHEYVGPDSHPLYFHQVAAEFESAGLSFAAPALLAEQVDAACVPEELAALLESTLDPVLRETLRDYGLNRAFRRDLFVRGGQALAPAEQVARMLEREWLLAAPRDALPQCAALRLVGQWLGEAACADLLDALGEGPVRLRDLAARPQQARLPAQSIHEALLLLSSSGVVMPALPAALRATARASVQGFNTAVLQRGGADGTRHLVCGASGLATEWTPAALRQIRAAQSHAGDPDAIARAVAESLGGDGVLDAAELAESARQYLAQRAPLLRRLEVV; encoded by the coding sequence ATGTCACTCCCCCGCACCGCGGCGAACGAACTGGTCTATACCCACGGCTATTACGAGATCCTGTCCCCCGGCGTGATCGCCGCCGCGCTGGAATCGCGCGGGCAGCGCGCTCCCGACCTGCAGGATCCGCTGTGCTATTTCGAGCTGGGCATGGGTTTCGGGGTTTCGCTGCTCGCCCATGCGGCCAGCTTTCCGCACATGCGCTTTTTCGGCAACGACTTCAATCCCGCCCACGTGACCTATGCGCGGGAACTGGCCCGCGACGCGGGGCTGTCGAATGTCGAGGTGTTCGAGGACGGGTTCGAGGAGCTGCCCGACCGCGACCTGCCGATGATGGACTGCATCGTGATGCACGGCGTGTACTCCTGGGTGTCCCCGGCGCTGCGGCAGGCGATCGTGCGCTTCATCGAGCGCCGCCTCAAGCCCGGCGGCGTGGTCTATGTGAGCTACAACACCCTGCCCGGCTGGGCCCCGCTGCTGCCGCTGCGCGAGCTGTTCCACCTGCATGCCTCGCGCGTGGCCGATCCGGGGTCGGACGCTGCCGGGCAGCTGCAGGGGGCGCTGGACTTCATCGGCCGGCTCGCGGCCTGCGAGGGCGGCTACGTGCAGGCCCATCCGGCAGTGGCCGAGCGCCTGCGGCACGCGCAGGTGGAAGGGCCGAACTACGCGCTGCACGAGTACGTGGGGCCGGACTCGCACCCGCTGTACTTCCACCAGGTGGCTGCGGAATTCGAGTCGGCCGGATTGTCGTTCGCCGCGCCGGCCCTGCTGGCCGAACAGGTGGATGCCGCCTGCGTGCCGGAGGAACTGGCCGCGCTGCTGGAATCGACCCTCGACCCCGTGCTGCGCGAAACACTGCGCGACTACGGCCTCAACCGCGCCTTCCGCCGGGACCTGTTCGTGCGCGGGGGGCAGGCGCTGGCGCCCGCCGAGCAGGTCGCGCGCATGCTGGAGCGCGAGTGGCTGCTGGCCGCGCCGCGCGACGCCTTGCCGCAGTGCGCGGCCCTGCGGCTGGTCGGCCAGTGGCTCGGCGAGGCGGCCTGCGCCGATCTGCTCGATGCGCTGGGCGAAGGGCCGGTGCGCCTGCGGGACCTGGCGGCCAGGCCGCAGCAGGCCCGCCTGCCCGCGCAGTCCATCCACGAGGCGCTGCTGCTGCTGTCCAGCAGCGGCGTGGTGATGCCGGCGCTGCCTGCCGCCCTGCGGGCCACGGCACGTGCGTCGGTGCAGGGTTTCAACACCGCCGTCCTGCAGCGCGGCGGCGCGGACGGCACGCGCCACCTCGTGTGCGGCGCCTCCGGGCTCGCGACCGAATGGACGCCCGCCGCGTTGCGGCAGATCCGCGCCGCGCAGAGCCATGCCGGCGACCCGGATGCCATCGCGCGCGCCGTGGCCGAATCGCTGGGCGGCGACGGCGTGCTGGACGCCGCCGAACTCGCGGAAAGCGCCCGGCAGTACCTCGCGCAGCGCGCCCCTCTGCTGCGCCGGCTGGAGGTGGTGTGA
- a CDS encoding GNAT family N-acetyltransferase gives MLKLTDRADLGVFYDADAARYGGQGYTDTVTRERFAAFYADCPSIGFEADGQPIGGILFDGEEAHIAVLPSHHGRWALLLKPALAWLFALQPGITVAVERNNTRCLRFLDRHGWQRAGERDGDLLYRLEPQGGTRKTAYPFRRRARGTVSPSTEVAPCMHPH, from the coding sequence ATGCTGAAACTGACAGACCGCGCCGATCTCGGCGTGTTCTACGACGCCGACGCCGCGCGCTATGGCGGCCAGGGCTACACGGACACCGTGACGCGCGAGCGCTTCGCGGCGTTCTACGCGGATTGCCCGTCGATCGGCTTCGAGGCCGACGGCCAGCCCATCGGCGGCATCCTGTTCGATGGCGAGGAGGCGCACATCGCCGTGCTGCCCTCCCACCACGGGCGCTGGGCGCTGCTGCTCAAGCCGGCCCTGGCCTGGCTCTTCGCGCTGCAGCCGGGCATCACGGTGGCGGTGGAGCGGAACAACACCCGCTGCCTGCGCTTCCTCGACCGGCACGGCTGGCAGCGTGCCGGCGAACGCGACGGCGACCTGCTCTACCGGCTCGAGCCCCAGGGCGGTACGCGCAAGACCGCCTACCCCTTCCGCCGCCGTGCGCGCGGCACCGTTTCTCCATCCACCGAGGTGGCACCATGCATGCACCCACACTGA
- the sctC gene encoding type III secretion system outer membrane ring subunit SctC, giving the protein MPKISAPRPRHAATGMAGSVLAGAVLALGMAGLPAAQASSLRLSASLSSLPSAGAGAALAVPAAELATAGTDAAPSSPAAAPAPAQRSNTLQKASPRKHTSYHALAAATFSAGAVGAAAANAPVPPATAPVAIPSIPAARALETLVPASRASDTLNRGRFVYRAENKRLTDVLQDFAASQGIPAVVADGLDGIVNANFDARPREFLDSVARAYNMLWYHDGSALYFYPGKSIQSRMFRIKGFSRDQLTAMLQSLDVGDKRYPIRFDAASSTIYVSGPPRHVELVSSALEALDAGVTASAERTVRVFSLQFASASDRSMGDSVVPGVATTLRKLYSKDDGEGLATSKATSAEVIEKIQQQTRRKMSAYVPVPAANQFLPPLPRANPSEGMRPPEPVSLPTATAADKAEEAPPRFEADEGTNSVVVYGRADRMDEYESLIRRLDQKPQLVELEATIIEVNSDSVDALGVNWSLRAGTSSIATNLPGPSTPAALSTIVLDAGRHLLANVNALEAQGKARILSKPSVLGVANRAAVMREKRVATVRVAGNLEANLFQIEAGTLLQMTPQVTAVEGKNNIKLSLYIEDGAFETNVVDQIPLVKKTEIRTEAHVREGESLLIGGITVESENTQDNAVPGLSKLPVVGGVFRNTERLTRRTERLFLITPRVLAQDAPTTVSSISPEVRKP; this is encoded by the coding sequence ATGCCCAAAATTTCCGCCCCCCGACCACGGCATGCAGCCACCGGCATGGCCGGCAGCGTGCTGGCCGGCGCGGTGCTCGCGCTGGGCATGGCCGGCCTGCCCGCCGCCCAGGCCTCCTCGCTGCGGCTGAGCGCCAGCCTCTCCAGCCTGCCCTCGGCGGGCGCCGGCGCCGCCCTGGCGGTGCCCGCCGCGGAGCTGGCCACGGCCGGCACGGACGCAGCGCCCTCCAGCCCGGCCGCCGCGCCCGCCCCGGCCCAGCGCAGCAACACGCTGCAGAAGGCCTCGCCGCGCAAGCACACCTCCTACCACGCGCTGGCAGCGGCGACCTTCTCGGCAGGCGCCGTCGGCGCAGCCGCCGCCAACGCTCCCGTCCCGCCCGCCACGGCGCCCGTGGCGATACCGAGCATCCCTGCCGCCCGGGCACTGGAAACACTCGTGCCTGCCTCGCGGGCTTCCGACACCCTCAACCGCGGCCGCTTCGTGTACCGCGCCGAGAACAAGCGCCTGACGGACGTGCTGCAGGATTTCGCCGCCAGCCAGGGCATCCCCGCCGTGGTGGCGGACGGGCTGGACGGCATCGTCAACGCGAACTTCGACGCGAGGCCCCGGGAGTTCCTCGACAGCGTGGCGCGCGCCTACAACATGCTCTGGTACCACGACGGCTCGGCGCTGTATTTCTACCCGGGCAAGTCCATCCAGAGCCGCATGTTCCGCATCAAGGGATTCAGCCGCGACCAGCTCACGGCCATGCTGCAGTCCCTGGACGTGGGTGACAAGCGCTACCCCATCCGCTTCGACGCGGCCAGCAGCACGATCTATGTGTCCGGCCCGCCCCGGCACGTGGAACTGGTCAGCTCCGCGCTGGAGGCCCTGGATGCAGGCGTCACGGCCAGCGCCGAGCGCACGGTGCGCGTCTTCTCCCTGCAGTTCGCCTCCGCCAGCGACCGCTCGATGGGCGACTCCGTGGTGCCCGGCGTGGCGACGACGCTGCGCAAGCTCTACAGCAAGGATGACGGTGAAGGCCTGGCGACGTCCAAGGCGACGAGCGCCGAGGTGATCGAGAAGATCCAGCAGCAGACGCGCCGCAAGATGAGCGCCTACGTGCCCGTGCCCGCGGCCAACCAGTTCCTGCCGCCGCTGCCGCGCGCCAACCCCTCCGAAGGCATGCGTCCGCCCGAGCCCGTGTCCCTGCCCACCGCCACCGCCGCGGACAAGGCCGAGGAGGCACCGCCCCGGTTCGAGGCCGACGAGGGCACGAACTCCGTCGTCGTGTACGGCCGGGCCGACCGGATGGACGAATACGAATCGCTGATCCGCCGCCTGGACCAGAAGCCGCAGCTCGTCGAGCTCGAGGCCACGATCATCGAAGTCAACTCCGACAGCGTGGATGCGCTGGGCGTGAACTGGTCGTTGCGCGCCGGCACGAGCAGCATCGCCACCAACCTGCCCGGTCCGAGCACCCCGGCCGCGCTCAGCACCATCGTGCTCGACGCGGGCCGCCACCTGCTGGCCAACGTGAACGCGCTGGAAGCCCAGGGCAAGGCGCGCATCCTGTCCAAGCCGTCCGTGCTGGGCGTCGCCAACCGGGCAGCGGTGATGCGCGAGAAACGCGTGGCCACCGTGCGCGTCGCCGGGAACCTGGAGGCCAATCTCTTCCAGATCGAGGCCGGCACGCTGCTGCAGATGACGCCGCAGGTCACCGCGGTGGAAGGCAAGAACAACATCAAGCTGAGCCTCTACATCGAGGACGGCGCCTTCGAGACGAACGTGGTGGACCAGATCCCCCTGGTCAAGAAGACCGAGATCCGCACCGAGGCCCATGTCCGCGAAGGCGAGAGCCTGCTGATCGGCGGCATCACCGTCGAATCGGAGAACACGCAGGACAACGCGGTGCCGGGCCTGTCCAAGCTGCCCGTCGTGGGCGGGGTCTTCCGCAACACGGAGCGCCTCACCCGCCGCACCGAGCGCCTGTTCCTGATCACGCCGCGCGTCCTCGCGCAGGACGCACCGACCACCGTTTCCTCGATCTCTCCGGAGGTTCGCAAGCCATGA
- a CDS encoding DinB family protein, whose protein sequence is MDASLVSLFEFKRWSNGELLALGIASRDQLPADDFRTFSRLLNHTHLVDRIFRARLAGDAQGAPAATQTDETPALEALVPEVRACDDWLVQYVQALDADGLAERIPFRFTDGDTGTMTRAEMLHHLLLHGTYHRGAAGRILAVHGVQPPRDAITTFLHRFEPERRW, encoded by the coding sequence ATGGATGCCTCCCTGGTTTCCCTCTTCGAGTTCAAGCGCTGGTCCAATGGCGAGTTGCTCGCACTGGGCATCGCCTCGCGCGACCAGCTGCCCGCGGACGATTTCCGGACCTTCTCGCGGCTGCTGAACCACACCCACCTGGTGGACCGGATCTTCCGCGCGCGCCTCGCCGGCGATGCGCAGGGCGCACCCGCGGCCACCCAGACCGACGAAACGCCCGCGCTGGAGGCGCTGGTGCCCGAAGTGCGGGCATGCGACGACTGGCTGGTGCAGTACGTGCAGGCGCTGGATGCGGACGGCCTCGCCGAGCGCATCCCGTTCCGCTTCACGGACGGCGACACGGGCACGATGACCCGCGCGGAAATGCTGCACCACCTGCTGCTGCACGGCACCTACCACCGGGGTGCGGCCGGCCGCATCCTGGCGGTGCATGGCGTGCAGCCGCCGCGCGACGCGATCACCACCTTCCTGCATCGCTTCGAGCCCGAGCGGCGCTGGTAA
- a CDS encoding lytic transglycosylase domain-containing protein, whose translation MARPASRIRAARRMLAGLFALSAGAAMAAGAYDCRLPGGAALLVVGADIAQRFPSIGSSCNAAAWTPARDVALPGWPDTSAIAAARVIHAPAPRDIYAPTAGAALPGMRWPEGGARRGPGISPRAEALSPIIESAAQRHAIDPHLVRAVIQVESGYSPRARSPKGAMGLMQLMPATAARFGAASEDDILSPAVNVDVGVRYLRFLADRFGGRTDLVLAAYNAGEGAVIRHGYRVPPYRETQDYVRKVLDLYPLAKR comes from the coding sequence ATGGCGCGGCCTGCTTCCCGGATACGGGCCGCCCGCCGCATGCTGGCCGGCCTGTTCGCCCTGTCGGCCGGCGCGGCCATGGCGGCGGGCGCCTACGATTGCCGGCTGCCCGGCGGCGCGGCCCTGCTCGTGGTGGGTGCGGACATCGCGCAGCGCTTTCCCTCCATCGGCAGTTCGTGCAACGCAGCCGCCTGGACTCCTGCGCGCGACGTCGCGCTGCCCGGCTGGCCCGATACCTCGGCGATCGCTGCCGCGCGCGTGATCCATGCGCCGGCGCCCCGCGACATCTATGCACCCACGGCCGGCGCCGCGCTGCCGGGCATGCGCTGGCCGGAAGGCGGAGCGCGGCGCGGGCCCGGCATCAGCCCCCGGGCCGAAGCGCTGTCGCCGATCATCGAGTCCGCGGCGCAGCGCCACGCCATCGATCCCCACCTGGTGCGCGCGGTCATCCAGGTCGAGTCCGGCTATTCACCCCGCGCGCGGTCGCCCAAGGGTGCGATGGGCCTGATGCAGCTCATGCCTGCCACGGCCGCACGGTTCGGGGCCGCCTCCGAGGACGACATCCTCAGCCCCGCGGTGAATGTCGATGTGGGCGTGCGCTACCTCCGGTTCCTGGCCGACCGCTTCGGCGGCCGCACCGACCTCGTGCTGGCCGCCTACAACGCGGGAGAGGGCGCGGTCATCCGCCACGGATACCGCGTGCCGCCCTACCGCGAGACCCAGGACTACGTGCGCAAGGTCCTGGATCTGTATCCGCTGGCGAAACGCTAG
- a CDS encoding HrpB1 family type III secretion system apparatus protein, with amino-acid sequence MDETQLPDDPVAALAVRLVEALRDDRLDEAETLLDEMNAMSPETEEHLIFPVLIAIQRGYITEALQYLNTLGEDTAPELKALCLNILGDPTWHYHAQQCLESDDPHVRKAMRQLLEMEPEDEPAALAA; translated from the coding sequence ATGGACGAAACCCAACTTCCCGATGACCCAGTCGCCGCCCTGGCCGTGCGCCTGGTGGAGGCGCTGCGCGACGACCGCCTCGACGAAGCCGAGACGCTGCTCGACGAGATGAACGCCATGAGCCCCGAAACCGAGGAGCACCTGATCTTCCCGGTGCTGATCGCCATCCAGCGCGGCTATATCACCGAGGCCCTGCAGTACCTGAACACCCTGGGCGAGGACACCGCGCCGGAGCTCAAGGCCCTGTGCCTGAACATCCTGGGCGACCCCACGTGGCACTACCACGCGCAGCAGTGCCTGGAAAGCGACGACCCGCACGTGCGCAAGGCAATGCGCCAGCTGCTGGAGATGGAACCCGAGGACGAGCCGGCCGCCCTGGCGGCCTGA
- a CDS encoding aminodeoxychorismate/anthranilate synthase component II, which yields MLLMIDNYDSFTYNIVQYFGELGEEVEVHRNDEITVEEIAARNPRHLVISPGPCSPAEAGVSVEAIRHFAGKLPILGVCLGHQSIGAAFGGRIIRARELMHGKTSTITTTGQGVFAGLPEQFTVNRYHSLSIERESCPEALEITAWTDDGEIMGVRHRELPIEGVQFHPESILTEHGHAMLKNFLATKA from the coding sequence ATGCTGCTGATGATCGACAACTACGACAGCTTCACCTACAACATCGTCCAGTACTTCGGAGAACTGGGCGAGGAGGTGGAGGTGCACCGCAACGACGAGATCACCGTGGAGGAGATCGCGGCCCGCAATCCGCGCCACCTCGTCATCTCGCCCGGCCCGTGCTCGCCCGCGGAGGCCGGTGTCTCCGTGGAGGCCATCCGCCACTTCGCGGGCAAGCTGCCCATCCTGGGCGTGTGCCTGGGCCACCAGTCCATCGGGGCGGCCTTTGGCGGGCGCATCATCCGGGCCCGCGAACTGATGCACGGCAAGACCAGCACCATCACCACCACCGGCCAGGGCGTGTTCGCCGGCCTGCCCGAGCAGTTCACCGTGAACCGCTACCACTCGCTGTCCATCGAGCGCGAGTCCTGCCCCGAGGCGCTGGAGATCACGGCCTGGACAGACGATGGCGAGATCATGGGCGTGCGCCACAGGGAACTGCCCATCGAAGGCGTGCAGTTCCATCCCGAGAGCATCCTCACCGAGCATGGCCACGCCATGCTGAAGAACTTCCTCGCCACGAAGGCATGA
- a CDS encoding LysE family translocator, producing the protein MPDLHHLLLFIAAGWLLNLTPGPDVFYIVTHALRSGARAGIVAGLGITAGCFVHVAAAALGVGALLATSATAFSVLKWAGAAYLVWMGLRMLRARPGGGLAAVARSAGPAGEGIAAGNAAAGTPLRKVFLGGFWTNVLNPKVAIFFLAFVPQFIAPGAEHKALAFVLLGTLFNLNAIPVNAGWALAAAWMARRATLVQRRMHWLDRAAGAMFVGFGIKLALSERPGP; encoded by the coding sequence ATGCCGGATCTCCACCATCTGCTGCTGTTCATCGCCGCGGGCTGGCTGCTGAACCTCACGCCAGGCCCCGATGTTTTCTACATCGTCACGCATGCCCTGCGATCGGGTGCGCGCGCCGGCATCGTGGCGGGCCTGGGCATCACTGCGGGCTGCTTCGTCCACGTGGCCGCCGCGGCGCTCGGCGTGGGGGCGCTGCTGGCCACGTCGGCCACCGCGTTCTCCGTGCTCAAGTGGGCCGGCGCGGCCTACCTGGTCTGGATGGGCCTGCGCATGCTGCGCGCCCGGCCGGGCGGCGGCCTCGCGGCCGTGGCCCGCAGCGCGGGCCCGGCGGGCGAGGGCATTGCCGCGGGGAATGCCGCAGCCGGCACGCCGCTGCGCAAGGTCTTTCTGGGCGGCTTCTGGACCAACGTGCTCAACCCCAAGGTGGCGATCTTCTTCCTGGCGTTTGTCCCGCAGTTCATCGCGCCGGGCGCGGAGCACAAGGCGCTGGCCTTCGTGCTGTTGGGCACGCTGTTCAACCTCAACGCCATTCCCGTGAACGCGGGCTGGGCCCTGGCCGCCGCCTGGATGGCGCGCCGCGCCACCCTGGTGCAGCGCCGCATGCACTGGCTCGACCGCGCGGCCGGCGCCATGTTTGTCGGCTTCGGCATCAAGCTGGCGCTGTCCGAACGGCCCGGCCCCTGA
- the trpD gene encoding anthranilate phosphoribosyltransferase, whose protein sequence is MSITPQEALQRTIEHREIFHDEMLHLMRMIMRGELSPVMTASIVTGLRVKKETIGEITAAAQVMREFSRKVAVADTTHLVDIVGTGGDGANTFNISTCAMFVAAAAGAKTAKHGGRGVSSKSGSADVMESLGVHIDLPPEAIARCIAEVGIGFMFAPNHHPAMKNVAPVRKELGVRTLFNILGPLTNPAGAPNILMGVFHPDLVGIQVRALQRLGAEHALVVYGRDGMDEVSLGAATMVGELKNGEITEYEIHPEDFGLAMSSNRALKVETPEQSREMLLSVLRGEPGPAREIVSLNAGAALYAANVAATVADGIARARAAIDSGAALARLEQLVARTRALAVGA, encoded by the coding sequence ATGTCCATCACCCCCCAGGAAGCGCTGCAGCGCACGATCGAGCACCGCGAGATCTTCCACGACGAGATGCTGCACCTGATGCGCATGATCATGCGCGGCGAGCTCTCCCCCGTGATGACCGCGTCCATCGTCACCGGCCTGCGCGTCAAGAAGGAAACCATCGGCGAGATCACCGCCGCCGCGCAGGTGATGCGCGAGTTCTCCCGCAAGGTGGCCGTGGCCGACACCACGCACCTCGTGGACATCGTGGGCACGGGCGGCGACGGCGCCAACACCTTCAACATCTCCACCTGCGCGATGTTCGTGGCCGCCGCCGCGGGCGCCAAGACCGCCAAGCACGGCGGACGGGGCGTGTCGAGCAAGAGCGGCAGCGCCGACGTGATGGAGTCGCTGGGCGTGCACATCGACCTGCCGCCCGAGGCCATCGCGCGCTGCATCGCCGAGGTGGGCATCGGCTTCATGTTCGCGCCCAACCACCATCCGGCCATGAAGAACGTGGCGCCCGTGCGCAAGGAGCTGGGCGTGCGCACGCTCTTCAACATCCTCGGGCCGCTCACCAACCCCGCGGGCGCGCCGAACATCCTCATGGGCGTGTTCCACCCCGACCTCGTGGGCATCCAGGTGCGCGCGCTGCAGCGCCTGGGCGCGGAGCACGCGCTGGTGGTCTATGGCCGCGACGGCATGGACGAGGTGAGCCTGGGCGCGGCCACCATGGTGGGCGAGCTGAAGAACGGCGAGATCACCGAATACGAGATCCATCCGGAGGACTTCGGCCTGGCGATGTCCAGCAACCGCGCCCTCAAGGTGGAAACGCCCGAGCAGTCGCGCGAGATGCTGCTGTCGGTGCTGCGCGGCGAGCCGGGCCCGGCGCGCGAGATCGTCAGCCTGAATGCGGGCGCGGCGCTGTATGCGGCTAACGTGGCTGCGACCGTGGCAGACGGCATCGCCCGGGCCCGCGCGGCGATCGACTCCGGCGCGGCGCTCGCGCGGCTGGAGCAGCTGGTGGCACGCACCCGGGCCCTGGCCGTGGGCGCCTGA
- the hrpD5 gene encoding HrpD5 family protein, whose protein sequence is MKQLRILTGQHAGARIDLTPTRQHISADDTADIQLLDWTAEPVVIDAGDDGMVHIATASAGAQSSAVLADFTPRRFGDVVLCAGPADATWPADADIIARLAPAAAVVAAPPAAPAKGRSMWPRITSAVVGTALMTAALSAAVAPLSQSQAERKALTSVLPPEPLKMRVERALAETSVAGYEVAQQGDGVVVRGLLRQPSDADALRQRLASFQGDRIVQSFASATEVAQSISDALGQPGLRIAHHGNGLFTVTGEVANLAALQQNAARVATDLAPLVRGIDVAATQRPPASPPAMSALMETDGLQYMQTRDGVKHLSLTSGSRIASADQPASFR, encoded by the coding sequence ATGAAGCAACTTCGTATCCTGACCGGCCAGCACGCCGGGGCCCGCATAGATTTGACTCCAACGCGCCAACACATCAGCGCGGACGACACGGCGGACATCCAGCTGCTCGACTGGACCGCCGAACCGGTGGTCATCGACGCTGGAGACGACGGCATGGTCCACATCGCAACGGCATCCGCAGGGGCACAGTCCTCCGCCGTCCTGGCCGACTTCACGCCCCGGCGCTTCGGCGACGTGGTGCTGTGCGCCGGTCCCGCCGATGCCACCTGGCCTGCCGACGCGGACATCATCGCCCGGCTGGCACCCGCCGCCGCTGTCGTCGCTGCCCCGCCCGCCGCCCCCGCCAAGGGGCGGTCGATGTGGCCACGCATCACCTCCGCCGTGGTCGGCACGGCGCTCATGACGGCAGCGCTCAGCGCCGCCGTCGCGCCCCTGAGCCAGAGCCAGGCGGAACGCAAGGCGCTGACCTCGGTGCTGCCGCCCGAGCCGCTGAAGATGCGCGTGGAACGCGCCCTGGCGGAAACCTCCGTGGCGGGCTACGAAGTGGCCCAGCAGGGCGACGGCGTGGTGGTGCGCGGACTGCTGCGCCAGCCCTCCGATGCCGACGCGCTGCGCCAGCGCCTGGCCAGCTTCCAGGGCGACCGCATCGTGCAGTCCTTCGCTTCGGCGACGGAAGTCGCGCAGAGCATCTCCGACGCACTGGGCCAGCCTGGCCTGCGCATCGCCCACCACGGCAACGGCCTGTTCACGGTCACGGGAGAGGTGGCGAACCTCGCCGCCCTGCAGCAGAACGCCGCCCGCGTGGCCACCGACCTGGCACCGCTGGTGCGCGGCATCGACGTGGCCGCGACCCAGCGCCCCCCGGCCAGCCCACCCGCCATGAGCGCGCTGATGGAAACCGACGGCCTGCAGTACATGCAGACCCGGGACGGGGTGAAGCACCTTTCGCTCACGTCCGGTTCGCGGATCGCTTCGGCCGACCAGCCGGCGTCCTTCCGATAA
- the trpC gene encoding indole-3-glycerol phosphate synthase TrpC, whose protein sequence is MSDILNKIVAVKREEIAAAQKKTPLAAMRADAESRVLTRDFEGALRAKIAAGQAAVIAEIKKASPSKGVIRENFVPADIAQSYAEGNGKVSAACLSVLTDRQFFQGQPDYLKQARASCALPVLRKDFMVDAYQIYESRAMGADAILLIAACLEDAQMAEFEAIAHSLGMAALVEVHDGAELDRALKLRTPLVGINNRNLRTFEVSLDTTVSLRKAVPSDRLLVAESGILTPQDVKTLRDADVHAFLVGEAFMRAQEPGAALAKLFS, encoded by the coding sequence ATGAGTGACATCCTGAACAAGATCGTGGCCGTCAAGCGCGAAGAGATCGCGGCGGCCCAGAAGAAAACGCCGCTGGCCGCCATGCGCGCCGATGCCGAGAGCCGCGTGCTCACGCGCGATTTCGAGGGCGCCCTGCGCGCCAAGATCGCCGCTGGCCAGGCGGCCGTGATCGCCGAGATCAAGAAGGCCAGCCCCAGCAAGGGCGTGATCCGCGAGAACTTCGTCCCGGCCGACATCGCCCAGAGCTATGCGGAGGGCAACGGCAAGGTCAGTGCGGCCTGCCTCTCGGTGCTGACCGACCGGCAGTTCTTCCAGGGCCAGCCCGACTACCTCAAGCAGGCGCGCGCGAGCTGCGCGCTGCCGGTGCTGCGCAAGGACTTCATGGTCGATGCCTACCAGATCTACGAATCGCGCGCGATGGGTGCCGACGCCATCCTGCTGATCGCCGCCTGCCTGGAAGACGCGCAGATGGCGGAGTTCGAAGCCATCGCGCACAGCCTGGGCATGGCCGCGCTGGTGGAAGTGCACGACGGCGCCGAACTGGACCGGGCCCTCAAGCTGCGCACGCCCCTGGTGGGCATCAACAACCGCAACCTGCGCACCTTCGAGGTGTCGCTGGACACCACCGTCTCGCTGCGCAAGGCGGTGCCGTCCGACCGGCTGCTGGTGGCGGAATCGGGCATCCTCACGCCGCAGGACGTCAAGACCCTGCGCGATGCCGACGTGCATGCCTTCCTCGTGGGCGAGGCCTTCATGCGGGCACAGGAGCCAGGGGCCGCGCTGGCGAAGCTGTTCTCCTGA